Proteins found in one Mytilus edulis chromosome 2, xbMytEdul2.2, whole genome shotgun sequence genomic segment:
- the LOC139512639 gene encoding UPF0449 protein C19orf25 homolog, with protein MHKNKPLPERPKPPSFKEIIEDVDCAPNDDVVFSPYFSSDDIKEKSTALEESYLETSELNIENESPQDEAYNQAVEFIKLTKKLENAPTLLDEQFRRLQELKSEVSKSINKLKESSEALQS; from the exons ATGCATAAAAACAAACCATTACCTGAACGACCTAAACCACCGTCCTTTAAAGAAATAATCGAAGATGTAGATTGTGCTCCAAATGACGACGTGGTCTTCTCTCCATATTTCTCTTCTGATG aTATTAAAGAAAAGTCTACAGCTTTAGAAGAATCCTATTTGGAAACATCTGAGTTGAATATTGAGAATGAAAGCCCACAGGATGAAGCATATAATCAGGCAGTTGAGTTTATAAAACTTACGAAGAAGTTAGAAAATGCACCAACATTACTTGATGAACAGTTCAGAAGACTACAAGAACTTAAGTCAGAAGTTTCAAAATCTATAAACAAACTTAAAGAATCATCAGAGGCATTGCAGTCTTAG
- the LOC139510635 gene encoding uncharacterized protein, translating to MTDVNNASDVPTILMKKEKPRPSRNRLAAVAGPIPKQSTISAEAALQQPNAISGPSLQPSNAIAGPSLQQPNAISVPALQPLNAIAGHILWQPDAVVDQLEDEAVELAHLNVVRSKRLKVKKRPIPLLDLIYENQLEYNKFITKKVPKLLKMLGVSSDSDSD from the exons ATGACAGACGTTAACAATGCAAGCGATG TACCTACCATTCTTATGAAAAAGGAAAAGCCGAGACCTTCACGTAACCGTTTAGCTGCCGTAGCTGGTCCGATTCCTAAACAATCAACTATCAGTGCTGAAGCTGCCCTCCAGCAACCAAATGCCATCTCTGGACCTTCCCTACAGCCATCAAATGCCATCGCTGGACCTTCCCTCCAGCAACCAAATGCCATCTCTGTACCTGCCCTACAACCACTAAATGCCATCGCTGGACATATTCTTTGGCAACCAGATGCCGTAGTTGACCAGTTAGAAGACGAGGCTGTTGAATTGGCTCATCTTAATGTTGTTCGGTCAAAAAGACTTAAAGTGAAAAAGCGTCCAATACCATTATTAGACCTTATTTACGAAAACCAGTTAGAgtataataaatttataacaaaaaaggtaCCCAAACTTTTAAAGATGCTTGGGGTCTCTTCTGATTCAGATTCAgattaa
- the LOC139512640 gene encoding uncharacterized protein has protein sequence MVRFAVLALVCCILCEVHGSSPPLSNDEISKLPPQLQLQFLLPSPPVHLHQTRVGFKHRWVDHSGRCHTSKPSGCSVAIDATTTVSDLALTKGCTIVGLMTRHMSSSIFCGLGRSHGVGIFAKSEGPGIYPENYHLKDTPQCHNKCDGSCKHTCTFDGRKYDSIAGLTNTRAVVLEDNVLCNSHDPYGHKENILVHEFAHLVDKYMPKVDRDRLRYVYNYIKQHGTWQHGYGTANSAEYWGEATSSFFHTIIRTGADPAVGMNNCNFNHLCGTEMENRAWLKKHDIWLYNLLVKIYTNNNPTVPSTLKVCQ, from the exons ATGGTTCGCTTTGCTGTTTTGGCTCTCGTTTGTTGTATACTGTGTg AGGTCCATGGTTCGTCACCACCTCTATCAAACGATGAGATAAG TAAATTACCACCACAGCTTCAGCTACAGTTCCTATTACCGTCTCCTCCTGTACATCTGCATCAAACCCGTGTTGGATTCAAACACCGATGGGTGGATCATTCAGGAAGATGTCACACAAGCAAACCAAGTGGTTGTAGTGTAGCCATCGATGCTACAACAACTGTTAGTGATCTTGCTTTGACCAAG GGATGTACCATTGTTGGCTTGATGACCAGACATATGTCATCATCAATATTTTGTGGTTTGGGTAGATCACATGGGGTCGGCATTTTTGCTAAGTCAGAAGGTCCGGGTATTTACCCTGAAAATTATCACCTGAAAGATACACCCCAGTGTCACA ACAAATGTGATGGTTCTTGTAAGCATACCTGTACATTCGACGGGCGAAAGTATGATTCAATTGCTGGTCTGACCAATACAAGAGCTGTTGTTTTGGAAGATAATGTGCTGTGTAACTCCCATGATCCTTATGGTCACAAAGAAAACATCTTAGTTCACGAATTTGCCCATTTAGTTGATAAATACATGCCAAAAGTAGATAGAGACagg TTGAGATATGTATATAACTACATAAAACAACACGGTACGTGGCAGCATGGATATGGTACAGCAAATTCTGCTGAGTATTGGGGCGAGGCTACATCTTCCTTCTTCCATACAATAATCCGCACTGGTGCCGATCCTGCAGTGGGAATGAACAA TTGCAACTTCAATCATCTTTGTGGTACAGAGATGGAAAATAGAGCGTGGTTGAAAAAACATGATATCTGGTTGTATAATCTTCTGGTTAAAATCTACACTAACAACAATCCAACAGTACCCAGTACACTCAAAGTTTGCCAATAA